AAAGCAACTCCCAACGGGCGTTGGGGTGCGCGTGGGTGTGCGGGTGGGTGTACGCGTGCGGGTCGGTGTTCGCGTCGGCGTGCGCGTGGGCGTGGGCGTCGGTGTGCGCGTGCGCGTCGGCGTGAGCGTCGGCGTGCGGGTCGGCGTGCGCGTGGGCGTCGGTGTGGGAGTGAGCACACCCCGGAAGCGGTAGTCCTCCGTCTCGCCGTAGGCCCAGCCCTTCTCTGGCCCGCTCCCATCGGCATCTGGGGCTTCTTCATCGCTGATTGTAATGCGCACCCACAGGTCTTGGCTCGGGTCAGGATTGTACACCAGGAACTTGGGCGTCGTCATCTCATAGAAGCCCGGTTTAGTTGGCAAGCTCACCACCTCGTTCTTGACCGCCCACTCGGGTGCCGGTATGTCGCCTGGGCACAGCGGGACTTCGCCCCACTGCCCATTGCGGTCCCAGTCCAGCCACACGTTGAGATAGACTTCCTTCGGCGCGCCAGCCCGCACGGTTACCGCATACTCCAAAACGATCGCCTCGCAGTGAGGCAGGCTGGCGGGCAGTTTGAGGCCATCATCCCGGCGGTCCAGATCCGCCATGTCTTCTTTCGGATTGATGTTGTTCTCGCCGTCCGCGTCGGGGCCGGTGTCTGCCTCCTCCTCCCTGCTGATGGACTCGCCCAGGTAGAACAGCAGGGTTTCATTGCGGTGCAGCGGGCCGGCCCGTCCACCGACGGCGCTCGCGAACACCGTCGGAAACTCCGCCTTGACCCCCGGATACGCGCTCATTGCGTAGCCGAAGGAGTTGGTGCTGTCGGGCGCGTCGCCCAAGTCGGGAATGTCGGCGGGCGTGCGGGTGGGTGTACGCGTGCGCGTGGGGGTGCGGGTCGGTGTACGCGTCGGCGTGCGCGTGGACGTGGGAAACTGCAGGGCCTGCTCGTAGTAGCAATCATCCCCCATGTACACGCGACGCTCGGAACCGCCATTCAGGGTGGGATGCTGATCATCACTAGGAATGTCGCCAGAGGTGTAGAATGGGATCGCACCACGCATGGCGCCACCGATGTCCGGCCCGTCTGCCTGTCCCTCCGGCGCCGCCCCCTGGGCATGCGCGAACACAGCGCCCAGGGCCAGCAGGAACACCACCATACCGCCAACGAATGTCCATCTGCCTTTCATCGTGCACCTCCTTCACAATCTTAGCCCAGAGATCTCCGACGATTGGCCCGATCCGATGTGTAGCAGCGAGAAGCCTTTGCTCTCCGATGGCCACTTCTTTGCGGCGTCGCAGCCGCGAGGAAACCCGAAAAGCGGGGCCGGATGCGTCTACTGCCCGGCCGTCATGGGTGCAGCGGATTAGAGCGAGGGCGGCGCGAGGGCGACCAGCGAGGTCCGCGTCCCACTCTCAGACAGACTGCAATCTTTATAACATATCTTTGCGCGCATGTCAAGTCCCGCAAGCACCCGGCAGTAGGGCAGGTTTCCGTACCGGCCCCTGCCCTCGGCGGCTATGGAAAGCCGCCCTACGAACCCTGATTCACCGCGGAGCGTGCGGAGACCACAGAGATTTACGCTGAATTCTCCGCGTTCTCGCCGGTCTCCGCGGTGAGAATACTCGTGCGACGCACTTCCGGAAGTGCGTCGCACCTATTTGGCGGCTATGGAAGGCTGCCCTGCGAACTGTCTCTACCTCACCCATCCCCACCCCGGCCAAGCACCGCCGCCTCGCAACGGCGGATGTTCGGCGGGTTGAACCTGCGGCTTATGCCAGGCGTATTTATTGTGAGCGCCCTTGCCAGAAAGCGCCCTCCCGCATATACTGGATGCATAGCGACACGCACAGGGAGTCCGATGATCCGATTCGCGCTCAAACGCCTGGCCTTCATCCTGGCGGTCAGCCTGGGGATTGTGTTCTTCGCGTTCTTCGGGATGCGCATGGCGCGCAACTCCACGTCGCCCGCGCCGTCGTACAACCCGCTTCCCGCCGCCGAGTACGCATGGACGTCCACCGTGGACTACGTGGGCAATCTCCTGCACGGCGACATGGGTACCATCACGGTGCGCTCGGGGCGAACGGCGCGGCAGGTGAGCGTGGCGCAGATGATCGGCGACACCTACCCCAAAAGCATGGGCCTGCTGCTCATCTCGCTCGTAGTCGCCGCGCTCATCGGCATCCCCGTGGGCGTGTTTGCGGCCATCCATCGCCGGTCGCCGGTGTCGCTCGGGACGATGACGCTGACCCTCATCGGGGTCTCGGTGCCCAGTTTCTTCGCGGCGGCGCTGCTCCAAATCGCCGAAATCTACTGGTTCCGGGCCACCGGCGTGCGGCTGGTGCCGGTCGGCGGGTTCGGGTGGGACGCCCACCTGGTCATCCCGACGCTGGTGTTGGCAGCGCGGCCGCTGGCGCACCTGGCCCGCATCGCCTACATGAACTTCTCGGACATCCTGGAGCAGGACTACATCCGAACCGCCCACGCCAAAGGGCTGTACGACACGATGGTAACGCGCGGCCACGCCTACCCGAACGCAGCCGTGCCCATCCTGACGGCGCTGGGCGTGTCGCTTCGGTTTGCACTGGGAAGCCTGCCCGTCGTGGAGTACTTCCTGGGGTGGCCGGGCATCGGCGCGGCCTTGCTGGACGCCATCCGCAACCGCCAGGACATCGGCGTGGCGGGCATGGCCCTCGTCATCGGGCTGACGTTCATGCTCGTGAACTTGCTGCTGGACATCTCGTATCGGTATGTGGACCCGAGGTTGAAAAAGAGCCTATAGCCCATAGCCCATAGCCATCAGCCATCAGCCGTCAGCGGTCGGCGACCATCTCTACCATACAGTTGTCTGTGCGCTGATCGCTGAACACTGATTGCTGACTGCTAACCGCCCAACCGCCAAAGGTTTTCGCATGGCACGACTTTCGGATGCGATCAATTCCATACGCAAGCGACGCCGCGATGCCCCCGACGCGCCCGTCCGCACGGGGCGCTTCCGCTGGCGGCTCATCACGCTGAACTTCCCGTTCATGGCAGGGATGCTCATCGTGCTGTTCCTGCTGGCGGTGGCCGTCGTCGGGCCGCGATTCGCGTCGCAGAACCCCTACCTGTCGGCCCAGCGCTCGTCCGAGATGATCAACGGCCAGTTGGTCTTCCCGCCCTTCCCCCCATCCGACGAGTTCCCGCTAGGTTCGGATCAGTGGGGGCGGGACGTGTTGAGCCTGCTCCTGTACGGCGCGCGCAACACCCTCGTGGCCTGTCTCTTCGTAACCATGGCGCGGCTGCTGCTGGGATTCGGGCTGGGAGCGGTAGCCGGCTGGCGGTCAGGCGGGCTAGCGGATCGCCTCATCATGGGCATGGTGGAAATCCTGTCCTCGCTGCCCATGCTCCTGACCGGCATGATCCTCATCCTGGCGCTGGACATCCGCAGAGGGCTGTCGGCATTCCTCATCGCGCTGTGCCTGGTGGGTTGGGGCGAGATCGCCCAGTACATCCGCAGCGAGTTTGTGAGCCTGCGCGAGAAGCCCTTTGTGGAAGGCGCGCGGGTCATCGGCCTCACCGAGGGCGGCATCATCGTTCGGCACATCCTGCCCAACGTGCT
The sequence above is a segment of the Chloroflexota bacterium genome. Coding sequences within it:
- a CDS encoding ABC transporter permease gives rise to the protein MIRFALKRLAFILAVSLGIVFFAFFGMRMARNSTSPAPSYNPLPAAEYAWTSTVDYVGNLLHGDMGTITVRSGRTARQVSVAQMIGDTYPKSMGLLLISLVVAALIGIPVGVFAAIHRRSPVSLGTMTLTLIGVSVPSFFAAALLQIAEIYWFRATGVRLVPVGGFGWDAHLVIPTLVLAARPLAHLARIAYMNFSDILEQDYIRTAHAKGLYDTMVTRGHAYPNAAVPILTALGVSLRFALGSLPVVEYFLGWPGIGAALLDAIRNRQDIGVAGMALVIGLTFMLVNLLLDISYRYVDPRLKKSL